The window GGCGGCCAACTGTCCTTAACTGTATGGCGGGCCCAGGACAACCGCATCTAATAAGGTTAACATAACTTAACACATTTCAGTTAATTTATTTATAAATATTTGATAGTCAATATTTTACATTTTTTCATGGTTAACATTATATTGATGTTGCAATTTAGACAGAGCCAAATACTTGTGCCTGTTATTGGCCAACACATCTCTTCGTCATCCGCATCATTTAACCAGGATCAGCCAATAAAGGCAAGGCGCCGCCTGATGCTTATATCTTCGCCATGGCAGAAACTCATTCCGTTAATTATTGATATGCTTTTGCCCTGCTACTTCAAATCGGGGACAGAAATTATAACAACCACATAAAAGGTAATGAAATATGTAATACCGTAAGGCGCACTTGGGAGTTGCTGCCATCCGACGCCAGGCGCGCCGATTTTACCATCGAATTAAACAGCGCTACGTTGATTCCCTTTTTTCATTGTATCATTACCGTACGCCCCATGTTACATAAGCGTACAGTTATTATTTATTTGTTTTTGATTAAGTTGTTGATAATTAACTGTTTGAAAGTTTGGTATATTATTGATACCTGAATGATAAAATGATTATTATTATTGCTGTTAAGTAAAATTTAAATCACTAATTCACCAACTTATTAATTCACAACAAAAAATGTTATCACTTCAGCATATTTCAAAATACTACCAGGTAAGTGGACTTAAAAATTATGTGCTCAACGACCTGAGCCTTGAGGTTGACGAGGGCGAGTTTATTTCTATCATGGGGCCATCAGGATCTGGTAAATCAACTTTGCTTAACGTTATAGGTATGCTGGATGAACCAACCGACGGCTATCACTACTTTGCAGGCCATGCTGTACACCAGCTTAAAGAAAAACAACGCTCTGCTTTGTATAAACAATATATCGGCTTTGTTTTCCAGGCGTATCACCTTATTGACGAGCTTACCGTGTATGAAAACATCGAAACCCCTTTAATTTACCAGGATTTTAAAAGCTCGGAACGTAAAGCAATGGTTGCCGATATACTGGATAAATTTAATATAGTGGGCAAAAAAGATCTTTTTCCGGCACAGTTATCAGGCGGGCAGCAGCAATTGGTAGGTATAGCCCGCGCATTGATTGCCAAACCCAAATTGTTATTAGCCGACGAGCCAACAGGTAACCTTAACTCCAAACAAGGCGAAGAGATCATGGAGCTTTTCCGCAAGCTGAACAAAGAAGACAAGGTAACCATTATACAAGTAACCCACTCCGAAAAGAATGCCGAATACGGTACGCGCATCATTAACCTGCTCGACGGTAAAATAGCATCATCAAAACAACTCTGATCATCATATAGTAATGCGATATTTTAAATTTATATTTTTTGGTTTGATAGCGCTGTCGGCAACACAGGCACAGGCGCAAACCGATTCTGTTCTATCTATCAGGCAATGTGTTGACATTGCGATAAAAAACAATCTCGATGTAAAGAAAAGCGAACTGCAGATGGAGCGTTTGCAGGTTGGTTACAACCAGGCTAAGGAATATTTATTGCCTGCCATTAACGGTTCGGTTAATCATGGTATAAATAATGGCCGCAATATTAACCCCTTTACAAACAGCTACGTAACGCAATCACTTACATATGGTAATTATAGCCTGAATGGTAACCTTACGCTTTTTAGCGGAATGCAAAATCTTAATAACATTAAGCAAACCTCACTTTCGTACCAGGCAGGGAAAATGGATTTTCAGCAAGCCAAAGACCAGGTAACTATCAATGTAATTACAGCATACCTCCAGGTATTAGATAACGCAGAACTGCTTGGCCAGGTAACTAACCAGCTTGAGGTGTCAAAAAAACAGGTTGAGCGATTGGATATTTTAGAAAAAGAAGGCGCCAATAAGCTACCGTCAGACCTTTACGATTTGAAAGGTACATTTGGTGATAATCAGCTAAATTTGGTATCAGCCAGAAACGCTTTAGAAGTTTCAAAGCTTAACTTGATGCAAATGCTGAACATCCCCTACAATAAGAACCTTAAACTCGAACCTTTAACAGTACAGGATGTATCTGCAAAAACAGATGCCAGTTCAGACCAGGTATATGATGCGGCGCTGCAACAACTGGCTTATATCAAAGCTGCCGAATTAAGAAGTAAAAGCGCCGAGAAAGGTGTAAAGGTGGCGCAGGGCGCCTTGCTGCCCACACTGTCGTTAGGAGCCGGAATTTTTACGAATTACTCGAGCGCGGCACAAAGTTCAACTTTTATAGATTCGACCACCGTAAATACCGGGGCATTTGTAAATGGTGCCGGGGGCACCAAACAGCCTGTTTATTCTACCCAGGCTAATTACAGCAATCATAGCATCGGCTATTATGATCAGTTTAAAAACAATTATAGTACCCAGGTTAGTTTAAATTTGCAAATCCCGATCCTTAATTATTTTCAAAACCGTAACAAGGTCAAGCTGGCAAAAATAAACCTTGAGGAAGCAAAGTATGTGGAAAGCAACACCAAAATAGTTTTAAAACAAAACGTAGAACAGGCGTACCTTAACATGACATCTGCCTACGAAAGATACACCGTATTATCAGAACAAGTTAAAGCTTATGCCGAATCATTCAGGATTGCCGAAATCCGCTTTAATAATGGGGTTTTAACTTCTTATGATTTTGTATTGGCTAAAAACAACCTGGACAGGTCAAAAATCAATTTGATAAATGCCCGTTACGATTGCTTTATCTACAACAAAATATTAGATTATTACCAGGGCAAGTTAACGTTGTAAAAAAAACAGAAAAGTTTTAGGAATTGTAAAAAAGTTTTACATTTATCTCAGAATTTATTTCTGATATGTCCGGTTTATATTGTTAACGCCATTAGGCCTGATGATATAAGCCGGATTGCTATTTAAGGGCGCCGCTAATCTACTTTTTAATTACTTCTAAATAATTTTCATAAATTTATCGACTAATCATAACCCTTTGAAAAATGAAAAAAACATTCTTACTTACATTTAGTATCTGCCTGTTAGCTATAGGCTTTGCATCTGCCCAGGTGATACCAAGCTTTTCATTCGGCGCTAAAGCAGGATTAAACTTTTCGGCATTTCCCGCAAATGGGAAGTACGATAACAGCTCGCAGGCCGGTTATTTAGGTGGCGTTTGGGCACGGTTCGGTGCCCTCGGCTTTAATTTTCAACCGGAATTATATGCCACAGCCAAAAACCTAACCATTAAAGACGATGCCGGAAATGAGAACAAAGCTAAGTTTACAAGTTTGGACGTACCCTTACTTATAGGTACTAAAATTGGCGCATTTGGTTTAGGTGGTCGGTTTTATGGTGGCCCTGTTTTTTCATTTACAGTGAACAGAGACCAAAGCTACAGCAATGCCGCTGCCGAAGTTGCAAAATTAAATTACAAAGATGCTAACTACGGCGTTCAGCTTGGCGCTGGATTAGATATTAAAGATTTTTCTGTCGATTTAAGATACGAAGGCGGTTTGAATAAAATTAGCTACGGACCCGGCTATTCGCATACCCGGGTTAGCATTTTTAGCCTTTCATTGGCGTACAAGATATTTTCATTATAAAAAGTTTAATTCCAACTGATATTGAAGGGCTCGCCGTACTATGGCGGGCCTTTTTTATTTGAAGTAACCTTGTTGATTACGCATCATTGAAATGTCTTTTTAGTATTATAATTTCAGGCTAATTGGCAATAATAGTATTATACTTATTGTAAGTTGTACACCTATATTTAAATTCCGGTTTTTACCCAACAAAAACAGGTAAAGGTTGCAGTATAATGAGTATAAATTCAAATAGCGTTAAAATTTTAACAGGCAGATTAACAGTGATATTTTTATTGCTGTTAATGGCTAAATTTGGGAATGCCCAAATTAAAGATACCTCATCAAGGCCAATCAGACTAAACCAAATTGGCTTTTATCCAAACGGTCCCAAAAGGGCAATAGTTTTAAATGGCAATGGCCGTTCATTTACCATCCGGTTGTTAAATAACCGTACTGTATTTAGTGGTATTTTAACACCGTCTGCAACTCCATCATTCGCTGGTAAAACCACCTATATCGCAGATTTTAGCAGCTTTAGCAAACCGGGAGAATACATTTTGACTGTAACCGGCTCTGGAAATTCTTACCCATTTAAAATAGCGGGCAACGTTCACCAAAACTTAGCTAAAGGAGTTATCAAAGCCTATTACTTTATGCGGGCATCAACCGCGCTACCGGCAAAGTATGCCGGTAAATGGAGCAGGGCAGCGGGGCACCCCGACGATAAGGTATTGGTGCATCCGTCGGCGGCAAGCGACAAACGGCTGGCAGGTACCATTATCTCCTCGCCCCGTGGCTGGTACGATGCCGGGGACTATAACAAATACGTGGTAAACAGCGGCATCAGCACAAGTACACTGCTCTCATTATACGAGGATTATCCGGCATACATGAAAACCGTTAAGCTTAATATCCCCGAAAGCGGCAATGGCGTACCCGACCTGCTGAACGAGGTGCTCTGGAACCTCCGGTGGATGCTTACCATGCAGGATCCTGACGATGGAGGGGTGTATCATAAATTAACCAACGCCGCATTTGATAAGTTTGAAATGCCGGATAAAGATACCACGCCCCGGTATGTAGTACAAAAAGGTACGGCTGCTGCCCTTGATTTTGCCGCGGTTATGGCACAGGCCTCAAGGATTTTTAAGCAATTCCCGCAACAAACACCCGGCCTGGCCGATTCATGCTTGGTCGCAGCAAAAAAGGCCTGGCAGTGGGCCGCTAATAATCCCAATGTTGCTTACCGGCAGGATCAGAATAATAAAAAGTTTATCCCGGCTGTAACCACCGGCGGTTATGGCGATAACAATTTTACCGATGAATTTATCTGGGCAGCATCTGAGTTAGTTATTAGCACCGGCGATGTCGGTTACCTGAAAAATATTAACCTGTTGCCCGATGATAAAATGCCTGTACCGGCCTGGGGCCAGGTGAGGCTACTGGGCTATTATACCCTGCTTAAAAACGACGCTGCCGTTCCCGAGCTGCCGGAGATCAAAAGACGATTAATAAATGCCGCCGATGAATTGATCAAAGGTGTGGACGACAATGCTTACCAAACCTCGATGACGCTATCTGCGCGGCATTTTGGCTGGGGCAGCAACTCAGATGCGGCTAACCAGGGCGTTTTATTATTACAGGCTTACCGGCTATCGCACGATAAAAAGTACCTGTATAATGCGCTGGCCGATTTGGATTACCTGCTGGGCAGAAATGCTACAGGGTATTCATACGTAACCGGGTATGGCACTAAAACGCCCATGCACCCGCATCACCGACCATCGGCAAGCGATGGGGTAACCGATCCGGTACCAGGGTTATTGGTAGGCGGGCCAAATCCCGGTATGCAGGATGGTATTAAAGTACCATCTAAAGTGCCCGACGAAGCTTACATCGACGATACCCAGGCATATGCAGCCAATGAAGTTACTATAAATTGGAATGCTCCAATGGCTTACCTTGCTAACGCGATAGAAGCTTTGCAAAGCCAGTTAAGCGTAAAAACGAAATCAACTAACTCAAAACATCTCAAATAAAATCAATCAACAAATGCGAAAAATTTACATAACGGCAGCAAGTTTACTTTTGCTCAATGTAATATCCCCGGCAGTACATGCTCAAAAAAAGCAGGTGCTAAGCGCTATCGATGCAAAGGTAAATGCACTGATAGCTAAAATGACATTGGAAGAAAAAGTAGGCCAGATGACCGAAGTTACCTCCGATGTAGTGTCAAAAACAAATGTAGCTGATCATCAGCTGGATGCGGATAAGCTAAAAGAAGCTATCACGAAATATCATGTTGGCTCTATCCTTAACGTAAGCGGGCATGCCTATAGCCGCGAGCACTGGTATGATGTAATATCGACCATCCAAAAGGCTGCCGACCAGGATCGTTTAAAAATTCCGGTTATTTATGGTATCGATGCCATACATGGCGTAACTTATACCTTAGGCAGTACGCTTTTCCCGCAGGAAATTGCCGTGGCGGCTACCTTTAACCGCGATATTGCCCATAAAGCCGGCGAAATTACCGCCTATGAAACCCGCGCCAGCTATATTCCATGGAATTATTCGCCGGTGCTCGATTTGGGAAAATCAGCCCTTTGGCCACGCATTTATGAAACCTTTGGCGAAGATCCATACCTGGTGAAAACCATGGGTGCCGCTATTATAAAAGGCTACCAGGGTAATGATGTAGGCGATAAATACCATGTAGCCGCTTGTATGAAGCATTACCTGGGCTATAGCTTTCCGTTAAGCGGTAAAGACCGTACCCCGGCCTGGATTCCTGACCGTTATATGCGCGAATACTTTTTGCCTTCGTTTGCCGAAGCCGTAAAGGCGGGAGCCAAAACATTAATGATTAACTCTGGCGAGATTAACGGTGTACCCGTACATGCCAGCAAATATTTGCTGACCGACGTATTGCGCGGCGAACTGCATTTTGATGGCGTAGCCGTTACCGACTGGCGCGATATTCAATACCTGCATGATCGCCATCATATAGCTGCCACTCAAAAAGATGCGGTGATGATTGCAGTTAACGCCGGTGTAGATATGAGCATGGTACCTTACGACTATACTTTTTTTACTTACCTGGTTGAGTTGGTTAAGGAAGGTAAAGTACCCATGGCCCGTATTAATGAAGCCGTACACCGTATTTTGAAAGTTAAGTACGAACTGGGCTTATTTGAGCGCCCGGTTGGCAACCCCGATGATTATCCGAAATTTGGATCGGAAGAATACCGCATGGCAAGCGTGCAGGCTGCAAATGAAGCCATCACACTGCTAAAAAACAACAACAATGTGTTGCCGCTTAAAAAAAGCATGAAAGTGCTGGTAACCGGCCCTACGGCCAATACCATGCGCTCGTTGGATGGGGGATGGAGCTATACCTGGCAAGGTGACGAATCGGATAAATTTGCCGCAAATAAAAACACTATACTGGAGGCTATTCAGCAAAAGATCGGCAAAAATAATGTAAGCTACGAAGTCGGCGCTGCTTTTGACAGCCTGCAGAATATCGACGAAGCTGTTAGTGCAGCAAAAAAAGCCGATGTAATAGTACTTTGCCTTGGCGAATTATCCTATACCGAAAACGTAGGTAATATTGAAGACCTTAATCTTCCACCTGCCCAAATTCAACTGGCGCAGGCCCTGGCCAAAACAGGTAAACCGGTCATATTGGTGTTGACAGAAGGCCGCCCGAGGATTGTTACTGATGCAGAGAAACTTTCGGCAGCCACGCTGATGGCTTATTTACCGGGTAACGAAGGCGGCGATGCTATAGCAAGCATATTATTTGGCGATGTGAACCCATCGGGCAAATTGCCGGTTACATATCCGCGTTTTCCTAATGCGCTGAATAACTATTACCGCAAAAACCTGGAAAACGGCAACCCGGATGATAAACACGGATACAATCCACTATACGAGTTTGGCACAGGCCTAAGCTATACCACATTCAGTTACAATAACCTGCACATCAGCAAGCCGGAGTTAAAGGACAATGAGACATTAACTGTTACGGTTGATGTTAAAAATACAGGCCAGGTAGAAGGTAAGGAATCGGTGTTGTTGTATACCAGTCAGCAATATGCCAGCATTGCGCCGGATACCAGGCGTTTAAGGGCTTATGACAAAATCTCGTTAAAACCAGGCGAAACAAAAACGGTATCATTTAAAATTACCCCGAAAGACCTGGCATTTGTAAACGATATAAGTAAAACTGTAACCGAAGCAGGGGAGTTCAAGATCATGGTAGGCGATCAAACACAAAGTTTTAATTACGTCTCTGCTGCCACCGTTCCATCGAGAACGGGTAGACTATAAATAGCAGAAATTTCACGAATTGGGGCGAATTGACACAAAATATAGTAAACAGCTAACATTAATGAATAGCTAAACTTTTAAGATTTGTGTTAATTCAACCCAATTCGTGTTTAATCAATTCGTGAAATTCGATTTAATTTGTGAGATTAGTGTTATTATGAAGAAGATTTTGTGCTCTGGTATTTTGCTGTTAAGCTTCCTTAATTTTTCATGTTCAAAAGGAAAAACCGATAAAACGCCCGATCCGGTTGTTGATCCGTCTGTTACCATTACGAAGGGCGCTGATGTTAGCTGGGTTACCGAAATGGAAGCCAAAGGCGTTAAGTTTTACGATAAATCAGGCGCTCAGCAAGATTTATTCGCCCTGTTAAAAAGCCTTGGATTTAATGCGATAAGGTTACGTGCCTGGGTTAACCCAACAAATGGCTACTGCAACACCGCCGACGTGGTGGCTAAGGCGCTACGGGCCAAAGCTCAGGGTTTTGATATTATGATTGATTTTCATTACAGCGATACCTGGGCCGATCCCGGTAAGCAGGCCAAACCAGCCGGCTGGACCGCGCTTGATTTCGCTATCCTGACAACCACATTGCACGATTACACCAAAAGCGTTATGAATACGCTAAAAGATAACGGCATAACCCCGCTATGGGTGCAGGTTGGTAACGAAACCAACGATGGCATGCTTTGGGAAGACGGTCGCGCCTCAAAAAACATGGCCAATTTTGCTGCACTGATCAAAAGCGGTTATGCTGCTGTTAAAGAAGTGAGCCCTACAAGTCAGGTAATTGTACACATCTCCAATGGTTATGATAATGGCCTTTTCCGCTGGATGTTTGATGGGTTGAAAGCCAATGGGGCCAAGTGGGATATCATAGGCATGTCTTTATACCCATCCAAAACAAACTGGGCCGATTTGGATTCGCAATGTTTAACCAACATGAACGATATGGTTTCCCGGTATTCCACCCCGGTTATGGTGGTTGAGGTAGGGATGGAAGCCGCCGCACCAACCGAGTCGAAAGCTTTCCTTTCAGATATTATCAGCAAAGTGAAAGCTGTAAATGGCAGCAACGGCAAAGGCGTTTTTTATTGGGAACCCGAAGCCTATAACAGCTGGCAGGGCTATGGTTTAGGAGCTTTTGATACCTCCGGAAAGCCTACTATAGCGCTGGATGCGTTTGCAAATTAAAGCCTGATCAGCCGAACCAAACTTAAAGTTTTTCAAACTTCGTAAGTTTGGCCAATTTGCCATTTTTCCACTAATAGCCACCTGGCTTGTTAAACAAATAGCGATGAGGGTTAAAAAGAAAAGTTATTTAGTTGCTGCTTGCCTTTTTTTAATAGGATTGTTGCTTGTTGATATGGCATCAGCGCAGGTCATTAAACAAAAAAAGTTTAAAACCAGCCCGGGGGTATTTGTAAGCACAACAGGTACGCGGTTTACCATAACCTGGCCCACCGGCCAGGGTAACAACGGCCGCCTGGTATTGAATCTGAAAAATGATGAACCATTATTCAGCAGCATCGAATTAAGTAAGAGCGGCGTATATCAAACTATTATCCAAAACGTCGACCCGCAATTCATCATCTCTGAAGGTAAGCGCGACCTGGTGTCCCAAAACGGCTGGAACATATTTTTTGATAAGGTGCCCTTAAAGCCGCATCAATCCTATAAAGTTGAATTTCATAAAAAGGATATCAACCTAAATAGCTCGGGTTCACGAACTGTAATTACAATGGGTGGGGTAGCAGCCCCCAACTTTAACGGCGACCTGCAGATAACACTATATAACGGCCAGCCCCTGTTTAATATAGCCGCGGTTGTATCAACCCAAAAAGATTCGACAGCCATACTGTACGATGCTGGCTTGGTGGGGAAGCACCTGCCTGTAAAGAGCATCAGCTACAGTGATGTTTACGAAAAACTGCAAACAAATGATATCA is drawn from Mucilaginibacter ginsenosidivorax and contains these coding sequences:
- a CDS encoding ABC transporter ATP-binding protein encodes the protein MLSLQHISKYYQVSGLKNYVLNDLSLEVDEGEFISIMGPSGSGKSTLLNVIGMLDEPTDGYHYFAGHAVHQLKEKQRSALYKQYIGFVFQAYHLIDELTVYENIETPLIYQDFKSSERKAMVADILDKFNIVGKKDLFPAQLSGGQQQLVGIARALIAKPKLLLADEPTGNLNSKQGEEIMELFRKLNKEDKVTIIQVTHSEKNAEYGTRIINLLDGKIASSKQL
- a CDS encoding TolC family protein, with product MRYFKFIFFGLIALSATQAQAQTDSVLSIRQCVDIAIKNNLDVKKSELQMERLQVGYNQAKEYLLPAINGSVNHGINNGRNINPFTNSYVTQSLTYGNYSLNGNLTLFSGMQNLNNIKQTSLSYQAGKMDFQQAKDQVTINVITAYLQVLDNAELLGQVTNQLEVSKKQVERLDILEKEGANKLPSDLYDLKGTFGDNQLNLVSARNALEVSKLNLMQMLNIPYNKNLKLEPLTVQDVSAKTDASSDQVYDAALQQLAYIKAAELRSKSAEKGVKVAQGALLPTLSLGAGIFTNYSSAAQSSTFIDSTTVNTGAFVNGAGGTKQPVYSTQANYSNHSIGYYDQFKNNYSTQVSLNLQIPILNYFQNRNKVKLAKINLEEAKYVESNTKIVLKQNVEQAYLNMTSAYERYTVLSEQVKAYAESFRIAEIRFNNGVLTSYDFVLAKNNLDRSKINLINARYDCFIYNKILDYYQGKLTL
- a CDS encoding porin family protein — protein: MKKTFLLTFSICLLAIGFASAQVIPSFSFGAKAGLNFSAFPANGKYDNSSQAGYLGGVWARFGALGFNFQPELYATAKNLTIKDDAGNENKAKFTSLDVPLLIGTKIGAFGLGGRFYGGPVFSFTVNRDQSYSNAAAEVAKLNYKDANYGVQLGAGLDIKDFSVDLRYEGGLNKISYGPGYSHTRVSIFSLSLAYKIFSL
- a CDS encoding glycoside hydrolase family 9 protein; translated protein: MAKFGNAQIKDTSSRPIRLNQIGFYPNGPKRAIVLNGNGRSFTIRLLNNRTVFSGILTPSATPSFAGKTTYIADFSSFSKPGEYILTVTGSGNSYPFKIAGNVHQNLAKGVIKAYYFMRASTALPAKYAGKWSRAAGHPDDKVLVHPSAASDKRLAGTIISSPRGWYDAGDYNKYVVNSGISTSTLLSLYEDYPAYMKTVKLNIPESGNGVPDLLNEVLWNLRWMLTMQDPDDGGVYHKLTNAAFDKFEMPDKDTTPRYVVQKGTAAALDFAAVMAQASRIFKQFPQQTPGLADSCLVAAKKAWQWAANNPNVAYRQDQNNKKFIPAVTTGGYGDNNFTDEFIWAASELVISTGDVGYLKNINLLPDDKMPVPAWGQVRLLGYYTLLKNDAAVPELPEIKRRLINAADELIKGVDDNAYQTSMTLSARHFGWGSNSDAANQGVLLLQAYRLSHDKKYLYNALADLDYLLGRNATGYSYVTGYGTKTPMHPHHRPSASDGVTDPVPGLLVGGPNPGMQDGIKVPSKVPDEAYIDDTQAYAANEVTINWNAPMAYLANAIEALQSQLSVKTKSTNSKHLK
- a CDS encoding glycoside hydrolase family 3 N-terminal domain-containing protein, with amino-acid sequence MRKIYITAASLLLLNVISPAVHAQKKQVLSAIDAKVNALIAKMTLEEKVGQMTEVTSDVVSKTNVADHQLDADKLKEAITKYHVGSILNVSGHAYSREHWYDVISTIQKAADQDRLKIPVIYGIDAIHGVTYTLGSTLFPQEIAVAATFNRDIAHKAGEITAYETRASYIPWNYSPVLDLGKSALWPRIYETFGEDPYLVKTMGAAIIKGYQGNDVGDKYHVAACMKHYLGYSFPLSGKDRTPAWIPDRYMREYFLPSFAEAVKAGAKTLMINSGEINGVPVHASKYLLTDVLRGELHFDGVAVTDWRDIQYLHDRHHIAATQKDAVMIAVNAGVDMSMVPYDYTFFTYLVELVKEGKVPMARINEAVHRILKVKYELGLFERPVGNPDDYPKFGSEEYRMASVQAANEAITLLKNNNNVLPLKKSMKVLVTGPTANTMRSLDGGWSYTWQGDESDKFAANKNTILEAIQQKIGKNNVSYEVGAAFDSLQNIDEAVSAAKKADVIVLCLGELSYTENVGNIEDLNLPPAQIQLAQALAKTGKPVILVLTEGRPRIVTDAEKLSAATLMAYLPGNEGGDAIASILFGDVNPSGKLPVTYPRFPNALNNYYRKNLENGNPDDKHGYNPLYEFGTGLSYTTFSYNNLHISKPELKDNETLTVTVDVKNTGQVEGKESVLLYTSQQYASIAPDTRRLRAYDKISLKPGETKTVSFKITPKDLAFVNDISKTVTEAGEFKIMVGDQTQSFNYVSAATVPSRTGRL
- a CDS encoding glycoside hydrolase family 53 protein, with amino-acid sequence MKKILCSGILLLSFLNFSCSKGKTDKTPDPVVDPSVTITKGADVSWVTEMEAKGVKFYDKSGAQQDLFALLKSLGFNAIRLRAWVNPTNGYCNTADVVAKALRAKAQGFDIMIDFHYSDTWADPGKQAKPAGWTALDFAILTTTLHDYTKSVMNTLKDNGITPLWVQVGNETNDGMLWEDGRASKNMANFAALIKSGYAAVKEVSPTSQVIVHISNGYDNGLFRWMFDGLKANGAKWDIIGMSLYPSKTNWADLDSQCLTNMNDMVSRYSTPVMVVEVGMEAAAPTESKAFLSDIISKVKAVNGSNGKGVFYWEPEAYNSWQGYGLGAFDTSGKPTIALDAFAN